In Leptospira harrisiae, a genomic segment contains:
- the mazG gene encoding nucleoside triphosphate pyrophosphohydrolase has translation MNPPNFDSPLENLLALTADLRSPDGCPWDKEQTHLSVIPHLLEETYEVVDTIERGDDNHLKEELGDLLFQITFHSQMAKERGAFGFQDVANDVFQKLVFRHPHVYGDTAGIHSGEQVLTQWDQLKLKQKESKGKTDSDKSILAGIPKALPAIQRSEKIQSKVTKQGFDWPTVSGVFEKFQEEIGELATELRTKGSLNLKKLPYDERIEDELGDLFFLLVNLSRKLSIDPETCLRRANEKFETRFRVVEGFIEETGKTLKDYSLEELDQFWDKAKLRLKEETNKKESN, from the coding sequence GTGAACCCTCCTAATTTTGATTCACCCTTGGAAAACTTACTGGCTCTGACAGCGGATCTACGCAGCCCTGATGGCTGTCCTTGGGATAAAGAACAGACCCACCTTTCCGTCATTCCGCACTTGCTCGAAGAAACCTACGAAGTCGTTGATACGATTGAAAGGGGAGACGACAACCACCTAAAAGAAGAATTAGGTGACTTACTGTTTCAGATTACCTTTCATAGCCAAATGGCAAAAGAAAGGGGAGCCTTCGGATTTCAGGACGTTGCCAACGATGTATTTCAAAAATTGGTTTTTCGCCACCCGCATGTTTACGGAGATACCGCAGGAATCCATTCGGGTGAGCAGGTTCTTACGCAGTGGGATCAGTTAAAACTAAAACAAAAGGAATCGAAAGGGAAAACCGATTCAGACAAAAGTATTCTTGCAGGGATTCCAAAAGCTCTTCCGGCCATCCAACGTTCCGAAAAAATCCAGAGTAAGGTTACGAAACAAGGATTTGATTGGCCAACAGTCTCTGGAGTATTTGAGAAATTCCAAGAAGAAATAGGGGAACTAGCTACAGAACTAAGAACCAAAGGTTCCCTAAATTTAAAAAAATTACCTTATGACGAACGCATCGAAGATGAGTTAGGTGATCTTTTCTTTTTACTCGTCAATTTATCTCGTAAACTCTCTATTGATCCTGAAACCTGCCTTCGTCGAGCGAACGAAAAATTTGAAACTCGGTTTCGTGTCGTGGAGGGTTTCATAGAAGAAACTGGGAAAACTTTAAAAGATTATTCTCTAGAGGAATTGGACCAGTTTTGGGACAAAGCGAAGTTAAGATTAAAAGAAGAAACAAACAAAAAAGAATCCAACTGA
- a CDS encoding LIC_13241 domain-containing protein — MNSLDFNDLPFLKEESLRVFHWLLNEFPKIEIPNSPTLNEKDNQSNEPIEFPIRWTIEQFGQRFEWVVSDMGSVTLRLGGLEGNRRNPAPIFYLSLRKSKEGKFHWTDPEGNPVPFPDSSILVEIQNRVHLYIDSVS; from the coding sequence ATGAACTCTCTCGACTTTAACGATTTGCCATTTTTAAAAGAAGAATCCCTTCGTGTGTTTCATTGGTTACTAAATGAATTCCCAAAAATCGAAATTCCGAATAGTCCAACTTTAAATGAAAAGGACAACCAATCCAATGAACCCATTGAGTTCCCAATTCGTTGGACTATAGAACAATTTGGTCAAAGATTTGAATGGGTGGTTTCGGATATGGGATCCGTAACACTTAGGTTAGGTGGATTGGAAGGGAACCGAAGGAATCCGGCTCCCATTTTTTATTTAAGTCTCAGAAAATCAAAAGAGGGAAAGTTCCATTGGACAGATCCAGAAGGAAATCCAGTTCCTTTCCCAGATTCATCCATTCTTGTGGAAATCCAAAACCGAGTTCATTTGTATATTGATTCGGTTTCTTAA
- the lpxD gene encoding UDP-3-O-(3-hydroxymyristoyl)glucosamine N-acyltransferase: MNQLNLSTLQSLLPEAKFQNTDKILSVSFTGLSSLSLATTNDISFVASKTFVNDAKTSKALVLIVSSDIVDSLTEKALIIVPKVELATAKIIRHFFPEKQPTGKHSAQVAIDPTAKIGTNTDIGHFVTIGKNSIIGNDCIIEDGVKIGDNVHIGDGARIGKNCVFFDDTIVGKRFIVFGNSSFGGDGFGFVFADGKHNKIPQVGRVVIGDDVEVGSNCTIDRGALTDTTIGNGCKFDNMVHIAHNCKVGDHVIIAGQSGLAGSVTLGNHVIIGGACAISDHLTLVDGTIIAGGSSLRTSPKTKDVYVGWDLGLTFPEFQKYRVNIKNIVNLNKWLKRIENIEKKVGIEAKES, translated from the coding sequence ATGAACCAACTCAATCTATCTACTCTCCAGTCATTACTCCCAGAAGCAAAGTTTCAAAATACAGATAAGATTCTTTCTGTTTCTTTTACTGGACTCAGTTCTCTTTCTTTAGCTACTACAAACGATATTTCTTTTGTAGCTTCCAAAACATTTGTCAATGATGCCAAAACCTCCAAAGCTCTCGTACTCATTGTATCTTCTGATATTGTTGATTCGTTAACAGAAAAAGCTTTAATCATTGTTCCTAAAGTGGAACTAGCGACTGCAAAAATCATTCGCCACTTTTTTCCGGAAAAACAACCCACAGGAAAACATAGTGCGCAAGTTGCCATCGATCCTACTGCAAAAATAGGAACAAATACCGATATCGGACATTTTGTAACCATAGGAAAAAACTCAATCATAGGAAATGACTGCATCATCGAAGATGGAGTCAAAATTGGAGACAATGTTCATATTGGAGATGGTGCAAGGATTGGAAAAAACTGTGTCTTCTTTGATGATACCATTGTAGGAAAACGATTCATTGTATTTGGAAATTCTAGTTTTGGTGGAGATGGATTTGGATTTGTTTTTGCTGATGGCAAACACAACAAAATCCCACAAGTAGGTCGGGTTGTGATTGGTGACGATGTAGAAGTTGGAAGTAACTGTACCATCGACCGTGGCGCTTTAACAGACACAACGATTGGAAACGGATGTAAATTTGATAATATGGTTCACATTGCTCACAACTGTAAAGTAGGAGATCATGTGATTATCGCTGGTCAATCCGGTCTTGCAGGCAGTGTGACACTCGGAAATCATGTAATCATCGGTGGTGCGTGTGCGATCAGTGACCACTTAACGCTTGTAGATGGAACCATCATTGCTGGTGGATCAAGCCTTCGTACATCCCCAAAAACGAAAGATGTTTATGTGGGTTGGGACTTGGGTCTTACCTTCCCTGAATTTCAAAAGTATCGAGTAAACATCAAAAACATTGTGAACCTAAACAAATGGCTCAAACGAATTGAAAACATTGAAAAGAAAGTAGGAATCGAAGCTAAGGAATCTTAA
- a CDS encoding DoxX family protein — protein MFYKLLATNKDITLTILRVVLGIAIFPHGAQKVLGAFGGYGFEGTMGFFSSLGIPYFFGLLAIIAEFFGAIGLILGLFTRVAAFGIAVTMVVAAVLVHLPNGFFVNNNGYGYEYHILAVGIALPLIIKGAGSFSLDDIFAHKIEG, from the coding sequence ATGTTTTATAAACTACTCGCAACAAACAAAGACATCACACTCACGATTCTTCGTGTCGTACTTGGTATCGCCATTTTCCCACACGGAGCTCAAAAAGTTTTAGGTGCATTCGGTGGATACGGATTCGAAGGAACGATGGGATTTTTCTCAAGTTTAGGGATCCCTTACTTCTTTGGTCTTCTCGCTATCATTGCAGAATTTTTTGGAGCGATTGGTCTTATCCTTGGACTCTTCACTCGCGTTGCAGCGTTTGGAATTGCTGTAACTATGGTTGTGGCAGCAGTGCTCGTTCACTTGCCAAATGGTTTCTTTGTAAACAATAACGGTTATGGTTACGAATACCACATTCTTGCTGTAGGCATTGCTCTTCCATTAATCATCAAAGGCGCTGGTTCGTTCTCTTTAGATGATATCTTTGCTCATAAAATCGAAGGATAA
- a CDS encoding RibD family protein, with amino-acid sequence MKLSINMAMTLDGKVVRPDGRWYGLTSSEDKTQMDVYRSQSDAILVGKNSILNDNPIVKIRAVPNALNPRPVILVRKGTLPPDKHVFEESDHIPLIICTKSNLKEIKTSLENKAEIFALDSDDIDPKKVTGILKRKGYKNVILEGGPKLNFSFLEADLVDRIYLTIVPFVIGKTGLPGIADRNSELPGFDQNRWTLKDHFAKGNEIFLVYEKP; translated from the coding sequence ATGAAACTCTCGATTAATATGGCCATGACCTTGGACGGAAAGGTCGTTCGACCGGATGGTCGTTGGTATGGTCTCACATCCAGTGAGGACAAAACCCAGATGGATGTCTACCGTTCACAATCAGATGCGATCCTTGTAGGTAAAAACTCTATATTAAACGACAACCCTATTGTCAAAATTCGTGCCGTTCCCAATGCTTTAAATCCAAGACCAGTTATTTTGGTCCGCAAAGGAACTCTTCCTCCTGACAAACATGTCTTTGAAGAATCTGACCATATTCCTTTAATTATTTGTACCAAATCCAACTTGAAAGAAATCAAAACAAGCCTGGAGAACAAAGCCGAAATCTTTGCTTTGGATTCCGATGACATTGATCCTAAAAAAGTAACGGGGATTCTAAAACGCAAAGGATACAAAAACGTCATTTTGGAAGGTGGCCCCAAACTCAATTTTTCCTTTTTGGAAGCAGACCTTGTGGACCGAATTTATTTGACCATTGTACCCTTCGTGATCGGTAAAACTGGCCTCCCGGGGATCGCTGACCGCAATTCCGAACTTCCAGGATTTGACCAGAACCGTTGGACACTCAAAGACCATTTTGCCAAGGGAAACGAAATCTTCCTCGTTTATGAAAAACCTTAA
- a CDS encoding (2Fe-2S)-binding protein, translating into MNSSGMDPFDLNSLMRPKRVCLCRMVTEDELVRAIHAGAVTMEQIRETTRASTGCGTCSMQVYHILQRELQNLSRRKIS; encoded by the coding sequence ATGAATAGTTCAGGTATGGATCCTTTCGATTTAAATTCCCTCATGAGACCCAAACGGGTTTGTTTATGTCGAATGGTGACAGAAGATGAATTAGTCCGTGCCATCCATGCGGGTGCCGTGACCATGGAACAAATCAGAGAAACAACAAGGGCCTCTACCGGCTGCGGAACCTGCTCCATGCAGGTTTACCACATCCTCCAGCGCGAATTGCAGAATCTCTCCCGGAGGAAAATTTCATGA